The window GGATCGGGATTTGAAAGTATCTGGCCCCATCGGCGCACAGGTGGACCTCGTCACGACGGCGCGAGAAGCCGTAATCTCCGTCCGCATCACGGACGTAGCCCCGGACGGCACGTCCACCGAATGGACGGCAGGCTGGTTGGCCGCTTCCCTGCGGAAGACTGACCGGGCCAAAAGCCGCGTGGTGGACGGCGAACTGCTACAACCGTGGCATCCGTACACCCGTGACTCTGTTCTGCCGGTGACGCCGGGTGAGCCCATAAGGTTGTACGTGGAGATTTTCCCCACCAACGCTGTACTCAAAAAAGGGCACCGCCTTCGGGTGGCCATTGGGCCAAGTGACTTTCCCCATTCCATCTCTCCTCTGCCGCAGGCCGCCCATCAACTAGGTGGAATCGTCCATATCCTTCACGGGCCACATCATCAGTCGCACGTCACACTGCCGGTATTCGGGACACGTCCTTGACGAGGGCGTGTCTATCCATGCACGCCAATCCAGGTAAGCCGGTTTTCGCTCGCACCTGCCACCACACGCACAAAGTCTGCACCTGGAAACAAACCATCTTTCTGTTGGACAGCAAATGACCGAAAACACCTCTTCAGCGATTTTAACAACCGTCCCTTTTAATGGACGTCGGCGAGAAACAGTGTTACTTTTCAGATGTAACCAGTTATTCGATGACCTATAATTGATCCAACCGGTTCAAAAATTGTTATCTATAAGGAGTGATCCGTTTGAAAAAGCTCGTGATCGTAGGGGGCGGGTTTGCCGGAGTGTGGAGTGCCCTCGGGGCGGCTTGGAAATTGCACGAAAAAAAAGCGGATCACATCGAAATCGTACTGATCAGTCCCCACCCGGATCTGCACATTCGTCCCCGATTGTATGAGCAAGATCTCAGCGATGTTCGCGTTCCGCTGGATTCCGTGTTGCAGCCGGTCGGAATACGAAACATCCAAGGCATGGTACGTCTCGTTCATCCTATGGAGAAACAGATTGTCCTCGACGGGGAACGGACTCTGTCTTACGACCGTCTGGTACTGGCTGCCGGAAGCCGTCTTCACCGACCGGATATCCCCGGACTTGACGAATGGACATTTGACGTGGACACGTATGAAGGTGCCGTGAAATTGGATCGCCATCTTCGCAGTCTCCCGCATCATCCGGTTCCGGGGCGTGAAGTGGTTGTGGTTGTCGGGGGTGGGTTTACCGGAGTGGAAATCGCAGCAGAAATGGTGGATCGTCTCCAAAACATCGGCCTCAACGATGGAAACATCGTGATCATAGAGAAAGGGCCGGTACTGGGGGCGGATTGGGGCCCTCACCTGCGTGCGGTAGTGCAAGAAGCCCTGGATGATCTCGGGATTGAAACCAGACTGTCCACCTCGATCCGATCTGTCACTCGTACCGGAGTCGAATTGGATACGGGGGAACGGATCACTGCCGCTACAGTTATCTGGGCCGCAGGTATGCGCGCCAATCCCCTGACCCGGACGATCCCTGCCGAGAAAGACGAACTCGGCAGACTTCTGGTGGATGAGTTTCTCCGCGTCAACGGCCATCCCCATATCTTTGCAGCGGGAGATACCGCCAAAGCCAAAACGGACGACACACATCACGCCCTCATGTCTTGCCAACATGCGATTCCGCAAGGGAAAATCGCCGGGCATAACGCCGCCGCCGATCTCCTCGGCGAGCCCATGAAACCATACCGGCAGGAACGATACGTCACCTGTCTGGATCTGGGTCCTTGGGGAGCAGTGTTTACGGAAGGATGGGATCGCGCGGTGAAAGCGACAAAGAAAGAAGCGAAGAAAATCAAGCAAACCATCAATCGCGTGTGGATTTATCCCCCTGTCGGTAATGCCGCAGACATTTTGGCCGTAGCAGCTCCCGACGCTTCCCACAGGAGAAACTATTAATGCCCGCGGTGGCGGGCTTTTGCTTTGTGAATCTCAATTTCTCTTTATTTCTCTGTCAAGGCCTCGTTTTCTTTTTTGCTATGACTCTACCATGTTCCTATCAAACGCAAATTCACAAAACTCGTTCAGCAAACTATCTCTCCCCACCTTGATCATCCCACCGGAACGGTAACACCGCCATCGGTTCATACATCGGTACACGTCCCCACATCGTTCGGTACAACACCAGATCCTTGACCATCCACTCAGCCCCTCTTTCCGCAGTTGAGACAACGATTTCGTTCACCTGTTCGGCGTCAAAATCGTTCCGTTTGTATTGTCTGGCCAAGGTAATATGCGGACGGAACGGACGATCCTCCCGATGAAAACCGAGCGGCGTCAACGCTTGTACCACTTTTTCCTGCAATGCGTTCAAAGTCGGAACATCTCCGTCCACCCCGGCCCATAAGATACGCGGTCTGCGAGGAATACCGAAGACTCCGATTCCGTTCAACTTCAGGGTGAACGGTGTCTGTTTTCCCGCTACGCGAGTCAATTGCTGCTGGAGATACGGCACTTGTTCCGGTTTACACGCCCCCAGGAAAAAGAGCGTGACATGATAGTCTTCCGGGTGCACCCATTTGCCAAAAGTATCCCACCCGGTGCTTCGGATCTGTTCACACCACTGAGTCAGCAGTTGCCGACACGGTCGGTCTAACCGGACGGCAACAAACAACCGCCAATCTGAAATGAGAACCACTTCCTTTCTGTGGACATGCTTGTTAAAGATCGCCCCACCGTTTTCCCGGCTCACTCCACCTGCTCTCTGAAAGGACAATTCAAAGCTATGTAGTGTAATTTTCTGGCATCAATTCCCGTGCTAACCATATCCTTTTTATACCAAACTATATCTGAACTTCCAAACTCAGCGATTCACCTGCAGTAGCTTGAAAGTTACGAATTTCAGGTTACAACAACAGTTGCTCAAGCTAGCATATATGCTCTTTTCATGAAGAAAGACTTTTTTTCCACTTGATGTCCTCTCTTGATTAGATCTTACCACGCCACGAAAGTTGAAGGGAGTTCCCTTTAACATTCCGCCCTTCATTGGACTTTGGTAAGGAGCGAGTCAAGATTTATCTATTTACAGACGGGTACGGTCTTCCTTTAAAAGACGTTTATTCAATATGAACTGACTGCTTCGGTTCCAACATCTCCAGTACCACATTCTGTTGCCGGGCCGATTCCGTCAGGCGATCCACTAGATCGGGTGTTTCATTGTATATCGGCGGGTTGTGGAAGGCTCCGTAATGGATGGGAACCAATTTTTTGGCCCGTAAAACCACCGCTGCGGACACGGCCTGCTCGGGGGGCATACACCCTTGAGTAGTTAATGACAAAACTATAACCGTAATATTGACTTTCTGTGGACACCTATTTTTTTGATGAATATATCACATTCGTATTTTCTGATAACACTTACGTTAATTTTGTCCTTAAAGTTGACTTTCTGTGAACGACCTATTTTTGTGAAATCGATCACACTTACTTTCTCCAATTCGGTTTATGCTAAGTGAGTGTGAGACGTTTGAAAACGGGAGAGCCAAATTGTTTGGAGTGACCAATTGGGTCTTGGTTGACGGAGGTGAGGGGTTATGAAGAGACCCTTATCTCAAACAATCTATT of the Polycladomyces subterraneus genome contains:
- a CDS encoding NAD(P)/FAD-dependent oxidoreductase, yielding MKKLVIVGGGFAGVWSALGAAWKLHEKKADHIEIVLISPHPDLHIRPRLYEQDLSDVRVPLDSVLQPVGIRNIQGMVRLVHPMEKQIVLDGERTLSYDRLVLAAGSRLHRPDIPGLDEWTFDVDTYEGAVKLDRHLRSLPHHPVPGREVVVVVGGGFTGVEIAAEMVDRLQNIGLNDGNIVIIEKGPVLGADWGPHLRAVVQEALDDLGIETRLSTSIRSVTRTGVELDTGERITAATVIWAAGMRANPLTRTIPAEKDELGRLLVDEFLRVNGHPHIFAAGDTAKAKTDDTHHALMSCQHAIPQGKIAGHNAAADLLGEPMKPYRQERYVTCLDLGPWGAVFTEGWDRAVKATKKEAKKIKQTINRVWIYPPVGNAADILAVAAPDASHRRNY
- the thpR gene encoding RNA 2',3'-cyclic phosphodiesterase, whose protein sequence is MSRENGGAIFNKHVHRKEVVLISDWRLFVAVRLDRPCRQLLTQWCEQIRSTGWDTFGKWVHPEDYHVTLFFLGACKPEQVPYLQQQLTRVAGKQTPFTLKLNGIGVFGIPRRPRILWAGVDGDVPTLNALQEKVVQALTPLGFHREDRPFRPHITLARQYKRNDFDAEQVNEIVVSTAERGAEWMVKDLVLYRTMWGRVPMYEPMAVLPFRWDDQGGER